In Anolis carolinensis isolate JA03-04 unplaced genomic scaffold, rAnoCar3.1.pri scaffold_14, whole genome shotgun sequence, the following proteins share a genomic window:
- the LOC103282863 gene encoding SLAM family member 7 isoform X2: MPSRRAPWSLWLPLWIALVAGSFGEEEEERKAENVAGIIGESVTFQLNFSEPFKSITLQRKKKQNFNNVAILKLEKNYCAVTEIFFTSFEERLDVSEDCKRIKIFHLTQEDSATFRAEIPIPQKDEPLNLFFNLQVFRKLSDSDLQIHCKAIGNETWRLNCSARESEEGVLFNMTADGNQEHSGRTLDVQDGGGEEDPNISCVARNPVSTASTARPLRDLCGNRIHSRIIIGVSILIVLIVIVVCAVVFYCAWRRKKAASHLQGHSAEPEECKSIYAQVGEVFQDRDVQSSRPRTGPKKEKQQASQTIYTTVEHPPKTSPLQTDDEKMQKRRRRRDEGEKTVYSEINKSSEGEAHGLKTVYETVKNPRPLKTQEYTQIL, from the exons GATCCTtcggggaagaagaagaagaaagaaaagcagaaaacgTGGCCGGGATTATTGGGGAATCTGTCACGTTCCAGTTGAATTTTTCTGAACCATTTAAATCCATTACTTtgcaaaggaagaaaaaacagaatTTTAATAATGTTGCCATTTTGAAGCTGGAAAAGAACTACTGTGCTGTAACTGAGATATTCTTCACAAGCTTCGAAGAGCGACTGGACGTCTCGGAAGACTGCAAGAGGATAAAAATCTTCCATCTGACACAAGAGGATTCTGCCACATTCAGAGCTGAGATCCCAATCCCTCAAAAGGATGAACCATTAAATCTGTTCTTCAATCTTCAGGTCTTCA GGAAATTGTCCGATTCCGACTTGCAAATCCACTGCAAAGCAATAGGAAATGAGACTTGGCGGCTGAACTGCTCGGCGAGAGAGTCGGAGGAAGGCGTCCTGTTTAATATGACTGCCGATGGAAACCAGGAACATTCGGGAAGGACCCTGGATGTCCAAGATGGAGGCGGGGAGGaggacccaaacatctcctgcgTGGCCAGGAACCCCGTCAGCACGGCCTCCACAGCACGGCCTTTGAGGGACCTCTGCG GAAACAGAATCCATAGCCGCATCATTATAGGAGTGTCAATTCTCATTGTTTTAATCGTGATTGTAGTCTGTGCAGTCGTTTTCTATTGTGCTTGGCGAAGAAAAAAAG CTGCCTCTCATCTTCAAGGGCATTCTGCAG AACCTGAAGAATGCAAGAGCATTTATGCCCAGGTTGGAGAGGTTTTCCAG GACCGGGATGTGCAGAGCTCTCGGCCGAGAACCGGcccaaagaaagagaaacaaCAAGCCTCACAGACCATCTACACGACTGTGGAACATCCACCCAAAACG AGTCCTTTGCAAACGGACGATGAGAAGATGCAGAAAAGGAGGCGAAGGAGAGACGAAGGCGAGAAAACGGTTTATTCGGAGATTAATAAATCCTCAGAG GGTGAAGCCCACGGCCTCAAGACCGTCTACGAAACAGTGAAGAACCCTCGGCCTCTCAAGACGCAAGAATACACCCAGATCCTCTag
- the LOC103282863 gene encoding SLAM family member 7 isoform X1: MPSRRAPWSLWLPLWIALVAGSFGEEEEERKAENVAGIIGESVTFQLNFSEPFKSITLQRKKKQNFNNVAILKLEKNYCAVTEIFFTSFEERLDVSEDCKRIKIFHLTQEDSATFRAEIPIPQKDEPLNLFFNLQVFRKLSDSDLQIHCKAIGNETWRLNCSARESEEGVLFNMTADGNQEHSGRTLDVQDGGGEEDPNISCVARNPVSTASTARPLRDLCEPRTTAATIEPRLQNGNRIHSRIIIGVSILIVLIVIVVCAVVFYCAWRRKKAASHLQGHSAEPEECKSIYAQVGEVFQDRDVQSSRPRTGPKKEKQQASQTIYTTVEHPPKTSPLQTDDEKMQKRRRRRDEGEKTVYSEINKSSEGEAHGLKTVYETVKNPRPLKTQEYTQIL; encoded by the exons GATCCTtcggggaagaagaagaagaaagaaaagcagaaaacgTGGCCGGGATTATTGGGGAATCTGTCACGTTCCAGTTGAATTTTTCTGAACCATTTAAATCCATTACTTtgcaaaggaagaaaaaacagaatTTTAATAATGTTGCCATTTTGAAGCTGGAAAAGAACTACTGTGCTGTAACTGAGATATTCTTCACAAGCTTCGAAGAGCGACTGGACGTCTCGGAAGACTGCAAGAGGATAAAAATCTTCCATCTGACACAAGAGGATTCTGCCACATTCAGAGCTGAGATCCCAATCCCTCAAAAGGATGAACCATTAAATCTGTTCTTCAATCTTCAGGTCTTCA GGAAATTGTCCGATTCCGACTTGCAAATCCACTGCAAAGCAATAGGAAATGAGACTTGGCGGCTGAACTGCTCGGCGAGAGAGTCGGAGGAAGGCGTCCTGTTTAATATGACTGCCGATGGAAACCAGGAACATTCGGGAAGGACCCTGGATGTCCAAGATGGAGGCGGGGAGGaggacccaaacatctcctgcgTGGCCAGGAACCCCGTCAGCACGGCCTCCACAGCACGGCCTTTGAGGGACCTCTGCG AGCCTCGCACAACGGCAGCCACAATAGAGCCTCGGTTGCAGAACG GAAACAGAATCCATAGCCGCATCATTATAGGAGTGTCAATTCTCATTGTTTTAATCGTGATTGTAGTCTGTGCAGTCGTTTTCTATTGTGCTTGGCGAAGAAAAAAAG CTGCCTCTCATCTTCAAGGGCATTCTGCAG AACCTGAAGAATGCAAGAGCATTTATGCCCAGGTTGGAGAGGTTTTCCAG GACCGGGATGTGCAGAGCTCTCGGCCGAGAACCGGcccaaagaaagagaaacaaCAAGCCTCACAGACCATCTACACGACTGTGGAACATCCACCCAAAACG AGTCCTTTGCAAACGGACGATGAGAAGATGCAGAAAAGGAGGCGAAGGAGAGACGAAGGCGAGAAAACGGTTTATTCGGAGATTAATAAATCCTCAGAG GGTGAAGCCCACGGCCTCAAGACCGTCTACGAAACAGTGAAGAACCCTCGGCCTCTCAAGACGCAAGAATACACCCAGATCCTCTag